From Punica granatum isolate Tunisia-2019 chromosome 1, ASM765513v2, whole genome shotgun sequence:
gcgatgaatgaggagatgaactcattgtctgaaaatcacacgtatgacctagtgaagctaccgcaaggtaagagagcattgaagaacaaatgggtctacaggttgaagacagagaactcgcgacctcaatacaaagctcgactggtagtgaaaagtttcaaccagaagaaaggagttgacttcgaggagatcttctcgcccgttgtcaaaatgtcatcgatccgagttgttctcgcactggcagctagtctgaatttggagatcgagcagctcgatgtaaaaacatCTTTtctgcatggtgacttggaggaagaaatatatatggagcagcctgaaggattccaagttaaaggtaaggagcatttggtgtgcaggctgaggaagagcttgtatgggcttaagcaagcacctcggcagtggtacaaaaagtttgactctttcatgttgagccatggctacacacggacaacttcagatcattgtgtgttcgtgaaacaattctcggatggtgattttatcattttactgttatatgtggatgatatgttgcttgtcggtcatgatatgagcaagattgcagagttgaagaaagagctcagcaagtcctttgccatgaaggatttgggaccggcaaagcagatccttgggatgcatatttctcgtgacagatcaagtggaaaactttggctttctcaaaaaaagtacatcgagaagattttggatcggttcaacatgggtaatgctaaaccagtttcatcaccacttgcttctcatttcaaacttagctcgaagcaatgtcctacaagtgagaaggagaaagaagagatgaagaaagtccCTTAttcatcagctgtaggaagtttgatgtatgccatggtctgtacaagaccagatatcgctcattctgttggtgtggttagtcgttttctctccaatccggggaaagagcattggaatgcagttaagtggattctgaggtatctcggaggaacatccaaggtgtgtttacactttggcactggtaagccgaagttagtgggctacacggatgcagatatggcaggagatatcgattcccggaaatccacttcgggatacttgatgacttttgcagggggagctatctcatggcaatcaaggcttcaaaagtgcatcgctttgtctacaacggaagccgaatacattgcggtgaccgaaggttgcaaggagatgttgtggttgcaaaagtttttgcagaagttgagcttgaagcaagaaaggtatgttctatactgtgatagtcaaagcgccattcatctttgcaagaatcccactttccattcgaggtcgaagcatatcgatatcaagtttcattggattagagatgtgttggagtccaagctggtgaaactagacaaagtgcacatcgatgagaatggagctgatatgatgacaaaacctctcgctagggagaaactttatgtttgccgaagtatagccggtatgcttgaagcctccaaatagtagggagggggagtttgttgggtatctctctaatttggaggaagttgggctcaaattgtattggacTTTTATCGGgttttaataggcccaagaacccacttttgttagggttaattTTAAGCTAAATTAGCTGGGTAAGAGGCGGCAGAATTGAGACAGCAGAACAGTACAGAGAAGCAGTAGAATACAGAGAACAGAGAGCTGTTTTTCTATGCGACCAGAGCTAGATCAACCCACGATCGGGatgtcaaacgaactccgattgggacgaaattttgacagcagcttcacaacacgtggggctaagttctgaacggtcagaattccTATtagagctctgtaggtgctgtttcagctgactttgtgaaccacccggtgtgggtgacgaatttagtgtttgggtgatccaagagagtgtttctcttgagtttggtgatcaaagggtttacccttgatgaaagacattgtataaccttcattcatagtggatcgttgattcggaattggtcccgtggtttttccccacatcgggatgttccacgtaaaattattggtgttcttttactttactgcttgttggttgatttgattagttcctatctcgattacactagtaggggaggaagattaatcgctgcgttattatttggttgagtacatccatTCCCAACATTATTTTAGTATATTttattactaattttataattaaatcattttgGAAGCATCTGAGCGGACGTAACTCGTattttgcttatatatatatatatatatatatataatatgttctCAAAATgtcaaatctctctctctctctctagcaaattcttcatcttcctcatccTTTTCCCTGTCCCCACCTGAATTCCCATTTCTCGTTCTGTTCTCAACCTTTAGCGTTCCCCTTCCAGATTCtctccttccttcctttctcCTCTTTCGACATTAGCACAGCAAGAGGGAGAGCGAGAGAACACGGGCCCACAACTGGGGCAGGGGCAGGGCCAGGTTATCCTTTCTCCTTCTTCAGGTCTGTCAGCTTTGGTCATCCTCCATTGGGAAGAAGGGGGAGAGGAAGGACCACTTTCAAGTTGTTCTCTTTCAACTTTTCACGGGGCATCTGCTCATTTGGGCATCCTCCTAAGCATCTCTTTTGGCCACCCCAGGTTGCTTCTCAGCTGTACATTCTACTTGACGGCTTTCGCTTTCTCTGAATGGAGGGAATACGATTCGGTTGCGTTGCCCTGTTCAATGCCTTGCATTTCCGGCTTCTTTAAATTCTTTATTGGCAGAATTAGCGTGGAATGGTAGTAATGGGGGGAAGACAGAGACAGTTACATGGGTGGTCCTTTTCAGCTTGCCACAAAAGGAGACCTCATTCAGTATCTATTCGATCAAATAAGGTATCGCGCTCACGAGTTAGCTGAGGTGAGTCGACTAGAGCTCGCCCACCACTAGTTATTATCCCTGCATTTAGTTGGGCTTTTCTTGTTCTTAGGGCGAAAAAAAAGCCAATCTCTTTGCTGTAATTCTGAGGGGGATTTGTCAAAGTCCATCAAAATCAGTTCTTGGGATTGCTCGCTCCCATGCCGGAAGAATGCTGGTAGCGCGTTCTTTCGGCGGAAAATGGGAAGTATGTGGTTCCTTCTGATTGCAGTACTTTGCTTGGAAGTGTTCCGGTCCGGGTACTGTAAGAACGTCTCATCGAGGCCTGCTGTTGTGAACATTGGGGCCATCTTCACGTTCAACTCTACCATCGGGAGAGTCGCGAAGATCGCCATTGAGGAGGCCGTGAACGATGTCAACTCCAACTCCAGCATTCTGCCGGGGACTAAACTCGCCATCAAGATGCAGAATTCCAATTGTAACGGATTCCTGGGCATGGTTGAAGGTACTTTGCCCTGTTTCAGTTACACGGAGACATATGCCATTTGTAAAGTTCTCCTTCTACCTATGAAAAATGATCCGTGCtgatttttcttattctttgcAATGAATTGTGCTCATACACAGCCTTGCAATTCATGGAGACCGATATCGTGGCCATACTCGGCCCACAGTCCTCGGTGGTGGCCCACATTATAACCCATGTTGCAAATGAGCTCCATGTCCCGCTGCTCTCATTTGCATCCACGGACCCCACTCTGGCCTCCCTCCAGTTCCCGTACTTCGTCCGGACGACCCAGAGCGATTTCTACCAGATGAGTGCAGTGGCTGAGATTGTTGAGCACTATGGGTGGAAAGAGGTGACTGCAATTTACATTGACGATGACTATGGAAGAAACGGGATATCAGCATTGAATGATAGACTTGCGGAGAGGCGGTGTAAGATCTCTTACAAGGCTGGAATCCCGCCTGGGTCCGTTGAGAAGGGAAGGATCATGGATCTTCTCGTGAAGGTTGCATTGATGGAGGCGAGGGTCATTGTCCTCCACGCGAATCCAGATTCAGGTTTGATGGTCTTTTTCGTGGCCCAGTATCTTGGGATGATGGGCAATGGGTATGTATGGATAGCTACAGACTGGCTCTCGTCGGTTTTAGATTCAGTGGTGTCTTTGCCTTCAGAGACAACAGATTCCTTGCAGGGAGTTCTGGCGTTGCGACAGCACACACCTGATTCGGATCAGAATAGAGCCTTTTCTTCCCGGTGGAACAGGCTAACGGGTGGCTCTTTGGGTCTCAATGCTTATGGGCTTTATGCCTATGACTCTGTTTGGCTTATTGCTCAGGCTCTCGATGCATTCTTTGACCAGGGTGGATCCATCTCCTTCTCCAAAGACACCAGGATAAAGTCAAATGGTAGCCTCCATTTAGAAGAAATGACCATATTCAATGATGGGCCCCTGCTGTTAAAGACCATACTTCGGACGAATTTCACTGGCTTAACGGGTCTGGTCGAGTTTGACTCTGATAGGTCTCTAATTCAACCATCATATGACATTATCAATGTGATTGGAACTGGTTTTCGGCGTATCGGTTACTGGTCCAACTATTCAGGTTTATCAACTGATGCCCCAGAGACACTCTATCTTAAGGCGCCGAACCGGTCCAGAGCAAACCAGAAATTACAGAGCGTTGTATGGCCAGGTGATGCGCTCACAACACCTCGAGGGTGGGTTTTCCCTAATAATGGGAAGCAATTGAGAATTGGTGTGCCCAATCGCGTTAGTTTCCCTGAATTCGCGTCGAAAGTTCGTGGGACCGAGAATTCATTCAAGGGATTATGCATTGATGTGTTCACCGCTGCTATTAACTTGCTGCCTTACGCTGTTCCATATGAATTCATCTCCTTTGGAGATGGACATCAAAACCCGAGCTACACGGAGCTTGTGAATCTAATCACGACGGGCGTAAGTCCGCTAAAAGTGCCAGTTATTCGATATAGAGTTCAGCAATTGGGTTTTCTTTTGGGATTCCATGTTAAGAGCTATTGTCGATACGTCAAAAATCCTTTGCTTGAATATGGGAAAGAAAGCGGTTTCAGTTTTCTGTTACCAATAAATTAAGGGGACAAGGACTTTGATTCCAAGACATTTTCCcttctttatttaatttttttttctcttccaaAACTGGAACACTTTCTGTTATCGAAAGGTACATTGATATTGTATCCAATATTTAACAACTCATTTCTTATCTCTGCTTTGCTTATAGTTCTTTGATGCTGCTGTTGGGGACATTGCCATTGTTACCAACAGGACAAAGATTGTCGATTTTACGCAACCATATGCAACTTCGGGACTTCTTGTTGTGGCCCCATTCAAGAGGCTCAACACGGGCGCATGGGCATTCCTTCGTCCATTTAGTATAGAAATGTGGGCTGTCACTGCTGCCTTCTTTATTGTCATCGGGATAGTTGTGTGGATTCTTGAGCACAGGATAAATGATGAATTCAGGGGGCCTCCGAAGAAGCAAATCACAACCATTTTATGGTAACTCTCTTTTTCAGAAAGTTGTGTGCAGGATATCATCTGATAGCTTTATAGCTGCATCATGATGAACTGAAGAATTAGTCAATTAGTTAGAGGGTGTGTAGGATTATTGAACTCTCTTAGAAGTACAAGGGGAAGCCCATTACAAGTGCAGGCTTGTATTGCTTCTTCAGAATTTCGCTGAAGTAACGAAAAGGTTTTTGCTTTGTTTGGATCAGTTAGGTTCAATAGAATGCACTTCCTGTGTCTATTCATTGGTCTTGTGTTACAAATAACCTGAGGTTGCAAAAGTTCTTCTGGTGTTTTTTCTGGTTCTGTTGTTTCTAAGGATAAAGACAGAGAAAATCgatatagaaaatatatatgtactatTAAACCATAGAGAAGTACCTGCCCGTTCTTTTTACTTGCTTCAAAAAGGAAAGAACCGGTTATCTCCTCCATTGTGTTTTAACTTCCAATATTACATGGgatattttattgattattcATGCACATCAAAAGCCAGCGTCTTACTTGATGTCCAACGTCCACTGCTGACCATTCAGCTCACTCTGCAGGTTCAGCTTCTCGACATTATTCTTCACCCACAGTATGTCTTGTAACATCCTTCCTCTGATTCACACTGCATGATTATGCATCATAACCTAAGTCACCCTTCTGTTTATTTCTGTTGCAGGGGAGAATATAGTAAGCACTTTGGGTCGAGCAGTCCTGATAATATGGCTCTTCGTGGTCCTCATAGTGAATTCGAGCTACACAGCGAGTTTGACCTCTATTCTCACAGTTCAGCAGCTATCCTCCCCATTCAAAGGGATCGACACCCTTAGAACGACCGATGACCCAATCGGGTTCCAGGTGGGATCATTTGCTGAGCAGTACTTGGTCGAGGAACTTGGAATTTCAAAGTCAAGGCTCGTGCCCCTAGGGTCCCCTGAAGAGTATGCTAAGGCGCTGCAGCGAGGCCCCGACAAGGAGGGTGGGGTGGCTGCGATCGTCGATGAGCGTCCATATGTGGAAGTATTTCTCTCGAGCCAGTGCTCCTTTAGGGTCATAGGCCAAGAGTTCACCAAGAGCGGTTGGGGCTTTGTAAGTAGTTTCCTACTTTTATTATGGATTCCATTATAAACCTGAATAGTTCTGCACCGGGCATGGAGTTGGCCGAACTATGAGTTCATATTTCTTGAAGTTCAATGTGCTAACCAGAATTGCAAGAATAATATAGGAAATCAATCGATTTTATAAGtttaatatatacacacatatacatatacatatttgaTAAGTGTGATATATTTGAGGAACGGTGGACTGCTTCAAACACAAAAGTGGGTTTGATGCGTGCATCTGTAGAATCGGTTTATCTGAGAATCAATCAGATTGGAAGAAGGATGTAGTTGGCCCTTCCTCATTGCATTATCAATTCGGAGTAGCaaccatttaaaattttctaatataaTTGACTATTGGGCTCctcattcatatattatttttccatataGGCGTTTCCTCGGGACTCTCAATTAGCCGTGGACCTGTCGACTGCGATTTTGACTCTTTCAGAGAACGGTGATCTCCAACGGATCCACGACAAGTGGTTGAAGCTGGGTACCTGCAGCTCAGAGACCACCGAGATTGAGTCTGAGCAGCTCCATCTGAAGAGCTTCTGGGGCCTCTTTCTCATCTGTGGCATTGCCTGCTTGATGGCTCTGTTAATATGTTTTATCCAGATAATGCGTCAGCTGTGCCATGAGGACCCCGCTAAAACCCGTGCAAGTGGGTCAAGTCGCTCCCAGCGCCTCCACCGGGTTCTATCACTGATGGATGAGAAAGAAGATCCCTCGAAGAAGAGCAAGAGGAGGAAAGTTGAGTTCGTTttggatgatgatgaggattaGGAGGAGGGACGGATGGAGAAGCGAGAGCAGCATTAGTCGGAGCAATTATTCATCTTATTCTTTTGCAGCTACTGTCTATGTCCACACAGATGTATACCAGTTTTCCCAGGATACTTCTCGTAAGAGATTTTTCTTCCGCAGATATATATGTCACAGAAGTAGACTTCCGGAACGATGCCGTTGATGCCCAGAGTTGTAAAACTTAGCATTTCCCGCcagtttttccttttcagttCAAGTCTGAAGATCAAGTTGTGGGAGGCAACTCGAAGAGGTAAGTCCACAAACTATTCTCAGTACCGACCACTATAACGATGCTCGGCCTCGAGGCAGGCTGAGTTCCTCCGAACTCCTCTAGCTGGAGGAAACAGTAAGCACCTTAGGTCGTGTGAAATGATTCTCATGAACGTGCCAGGCCTGGTATAGATGACCAGTTTGGACCGGACAACATCAAGATTCAATTGGACCAGCTAAGGCGAGGAAACCCTGGCTCAAATGTTTCTATTTTATTGGGTTAAATTAATTCTTATTTATAATTCCCTCATTATCTCGTTTGATTttacaatataattttatgattttaactgtaattttaacttttctcactacacaataaaaattaactatttcagttgaaaaagGTAAGCTTCATATATAAATCTGCATATAATTCTATTATACtcgatttaatttttaatattaaattatttcaattatttattatttttatcataattcaacaaaataattattacaatttaattaaaattaaaatttaattctatttaattctaaaataaaaaacacaaatattttcaaaattatatatctatttcCATATATGTCCCCACCCCAGGAAAGCGCAATGACTTTCTTAGAAAACACAAACCCTATGATCAGGGGAGAGACCGACAGCGACCATTGCTATGATGCTTTTGCCCAACTTTatcccccccccaaaaaaaaaaaaaaaagttgcttttgtcctttttcttctCCCCCATGGAAGAAAAGGATCCCTTTTTTCTGATTTACTGGTCCGAGTGAAACGTGAAAAGTCACGCTTTTTTCAAAGATCAATGAGAGCTCAAGACCCCACCAGTCATACTAATATTCAAAAATCCTCATAGTTCCCATTCACATTCTTAACAGATATGTTCTGCGAGACAGCGCTACAAATCGATACTAAAACAGCTGTCAAACGACGAGAGGTCGCATCGTTCGATTCCTCGGGTTGCCGCTACTGTTGAGGATACCTGCATTTCCCGTAACCTGATGATCgcgaaagaaagagagaatacTAAGATTAGCTACAAGCATTATCACGGTAACATGTATGTAATGTCAATAAGAATCCTAGAACATAAGGTGATTTAACAGATGAATGTGATCGAGAATCAGTCGGGTGCTATTAGTGAATTCTAAGAAAAAGATAACTCACTTGGATCACTGAAGGAGACGAGGCCAGTGCCCTTGAAGTCGCAGTTCCAGTAGTTGCGACCGTGCATCTGGTAGTAGATGTTCATGGCATACGATGCGTGCGCGTGCACCTTGTCAGGACCGGCGAAGCAGTCTCCTCCCTGGTACACCTCCCTGCAGTCCACTCCCCCGGGTCCGCAGCAGAAGTCCAGCACTGCCTGCAGCACCCTCTCCTCAGCGTGCGGCTTCGCCACGCACCACACGGAAGGTCCCCTCATGGCTGTGCCTGCCGTAGTCTCCACCCGCTCCCCGAACTTCCCAGCCGCAGCCTCTCCTCCACTGCTGCAGAACTGGCAGCTGAGGTCCACATCATACGACTTCGACCCGTCCCCATTGAACA
This genomic window contains:
- the LOC116211757 gene encoding glutamate receptor 3.3-like is translated as MGSMWFLLIAVLCLEVFRSGYCKNVSSRPAVVNIGAIFTFNSTIGRVAKIAIEEAVNDVNSNSSILPGTKLAIKMQNSNCNGFLGMVEALQFMETDIVAILGPQSSVVAHIITHVANELHVPLLSFASTDPTLASLQFPYFVRTTQSDFYQMSAVAEIVEHYGWKEVTAIYIDDDYGRNGISALNDRLAERRCKISYKAGIPPGSVEKGRIMDLLVKVALMEARVIVLHANPDSGLMVFFVAQYLGMMGNGYVWIATDWLSSVLDSVVSLPSETTDSLQGVLALRQHTPDSDQNRAFSSRWNRLTGGSLGLNAYGLYAYDSVWLIAQALDAFFDQGGSISFSKDTRIKSNGSLHLEEMTIFNDGPLLLKTILRTNFTGLTGLVEFDSDRSLIQPSYDIINVIGTGFRRIGYWSNYSGLSTDAPETLYLKAPNRSRANQKLQSVVWPGDALTTPRGWVFPNNGKQLRIGVPNRVSFPEFASKVRGTENSFKGLCIDVFTAAINLLPYAVPYEFISFGDGHQNPSYTELVNLITTGFFDAAVGDIAIVTNRTKIVDFTQPYATSGLLVVAPFKRLNTGAWAFLRPFSIEMWAVTAAFFIVIGIVVWILEHRINDEFRGPPKKQITTILWFSFSTLFFTHRENIVSTLGRAVLIIWLFVVLIVNSSYTASLTSILTVQQLSSPFKGIDTLRTTDDPIGFQVGSFAEQYLVEELGISKSRLVPLGSPEEYAKALQRGPDKEGGVAAIVDERPYVEVFLSSQCSFRVIGQEFTKSGWGFAFPRDSQLAVDLSTAILTLSENGDLQRIHDKWLKLGTCSSETTEIESEQLHLKSFWGLFLICGIACLMALLICFIQIMRQLCHEDPAKTRASGSSRSQRLHRVLSLMDEKEDPSKKSKRRKVEFVLDDDED